ATTGGTTTCAGTAGTGATGATGagtgtattaataaaacgtaaaGAAAACCCAACAAAGAAAGACAAAGACATCTCGTGCGATTATTCGCAAGAAGACAATGATGTGGTGCAATTTAAaggaactaaaaatgtatcccGTAGAACCATCAAATGACAAACTTGTATTAGATAAACTAAATTCCAGTTATTTCAGTTTGTAAGTCTTaagcaaatattttcattattattaaatatatttatacatttttttttttttttttttagtaacccATCACATTTTACCACTTTCTACATACcaaacaaacattataaaaatcaataaatgtatacttggAATTTTGGAACTTTATCATtctttgtattatgtttagattattatccaatatttgttttcctaGCAGAAAAGTTCCTAATGGTAGTTGGTTGTCAGTGGTGTTGGATACAGTCAATCAAAAGCAATGTTTCtcacttttatattttcattcctAATGCAAGGTCATTCAGTGCAGGGTAATAGTTAACttgcacatttttaaatgaacaatAGACTAGGTACTAGTCGAGTTTCActgtttatgttatttttattattattcggatTGACTGatcaaatatgtattgtatattctaGTTATTAagctttttatgtattatttatgcacGCTCTCTGTAAAGCAATGTCAGGTCATAGATTGTGATGTTAGTCTTCgaccgtatattattataatcacggCTTAGgattatatatacacctatattactgtttattaaatttaataattataatatagattaccAACCTAATATAATTGGCTAAGATTATTTAgatgtagaaaaataaatattctttattctTGTTATGctaaatgtatctattaaatgaaatgtatatcttattatagtataataatttttaactatatttcatACCATGTTTTTTTGTCCTATTGTGATTTTCCTAATGATCTATATCATTTTAACAgaacaaataaacatttaagtttaaaaacagttagatatttacattttaattattgtttactattattatttactatacttaATGAATATTGATCATATAAGAAGAATGTGcatcagtttttaaatttatttttgaactcgtacaatttttttctaatttttatgatgaaatattattttaaagaaaaaacatatttgacatacatattacaataataggaaatcatatacttttttaagtgGCATTATATGTATGACTAAAATAAAcagtatgttaaatatatataaaatgtaaacatccATTCAAGGCTCAAGAATctaaacaaaagaaaaaataaattgtttttatgaaatattaaactgtACAATGGAAATGATGGAATCAAATTGTGTcacataggtaattattaatttagatatttaatcaaaatataaatcaacacaacattttattatactacagtaattaaaaaataaaaaacaagactgttatactataacattaaacatttagtgtttttaaacgtttttttatctCTTCcactatattcatattaaatttttcatttaataagttGCTTAAACATACATTACAGGTTGTAgcaacattttcaataataccaTTTTTTACAGATAAAATAACAGATTGTTCATTACATTTAAcagttatattaaactttggCGTTCGTCCATATCTCCATTCCCAGCTCtccatttcattttttatttcgttgaaacctgtttcaaaaaataaaaaaaaaaggtgtcaacaaatataattcaaagtatttatgagcattttatataacttgttAGATATAAACACagtgatattatattcttttatgtattaatctttaatcagtataaaaaaaaaaaaattaccagggaatgtttgctcatttggtgttacataattaaatcctTGATCTGTTGTAGTTTTATTGCCTACTGTTTTTAGGTATTGTAAACCAACAGCAGTCATTAATCTATTGATACAcactttgttattaatttgtgtCAAATTCAATACATCAGATGATACACTGACTGTGGCAttggtttcaatatttttctagaATACATTACAATGTTAgaagttacataatatttattcatttttattacgcAATTTACTTCACGTTTTCTCAATAGATTTGACATTAATTCTCGATTGcaattaactaataaagtaCAATGGTGGTATGAATTAGGTCTTCCCAACTTTGAAGCTGTGCcagatatctatatataaattaaacacctAAATACATTAAAGCTGTAAAACAATGATTTCATTACGAggaaatcatattaatttaaatccttAACTTTGTACTTATTATCTATAACAATATCTTCTCGTTTATTAATTTCTGTTACAACATtccattcattttttaatgtttggacgattaattctaaatttgttctcctattataaatatcccTGCTTGTGAAAAATGTCATATTGAGATTTTCATTATCGTGAAATACTGTTCCACCGCCACTATTCCTTCTTGCTATCCGTACATCAATAGCTGAATCAAAATTTACTTCTAACCAAGGATTCTGATGTCGACCAATCACAACACAATTACTGTTTACCCACAATAGCAACATAGATTTATTAGTAAAGTCTGAATGTCGGTAGAACCAGTGTTCCAGGGCAAGATTTTCAAATACATCTGTTGATTTGGAAATCATAACAGTCTTTTCAACAACTGATGTATAAAATCTTCGAAAAATTAAAGCCATAACAAACTTGAATCTGaaagtatatttaagatttaagttGTTGGtacatcatataaaaattaattgattgttttgatattatttgttcaatattatttaattaatagcaaaataatatacctatcatgTGggcatgatttaataataatacaatttttaagataacAAATTGTtggtagataataatttatttatagtattttttaaatagtttttaaatttatttaacatagatACTGAAGCAACAAGCGATTTACGCGTTCAGCGTGAATTGACCCCAAATGGCgtcaattaacattttttgaatatgttGAATGATGAATTGATGCCAATTGGCATATGTACTaggtatgtagtatgtactttgttattaaatacactACTACAATTTGGTcagtataacaattaaatattgggTTTTTTGTTAAccttatattgatattatcattttaaggatttttttttttaaaaccacaaTTTTCAGtgtcacaataaatatattcaaatatgaaaCACAgctaacataatttaatttcaactaaGATtacttaataagtattaatattatttttattggtaaatagttaaaatttaatatatggagaattgaaaatttcatattaaatcacaaataattaaaattataggtaacaataacaataaaataatttttagtacaaaTTTCGTGAATAAGAtaatgttaacaaaaaaaaaaaaaaactgaatttaataattagctaataaattttgaattaagcatttagatacaatatatgaactataaatcataaaaaaaagtcaaaaaccttgaaatataaaaaaataaatacattaaaattgtgcagttcatttatttaattgagttacttatttatttatattaactagcGTTAAATCTGATtcattaagatttaaatagaaaatgaaaATGCCTGTATTAATGACTAATTTTATggtattaataagaataatcaccaactacatttaattaaatgttgaatGTCATAGGCTACAAAAATtccattctaaaaaaaaatatattgttgatgtatacaatacataatgagtcatttaataataataataataataaaaataggtatttgatagattaattattgtatttaaaatttaaatacccaagttaataggtacataatatttaaatcagatATGTTCATTGATTtgcaaaagaaaaatatactattatagtaaattgtataaaacacagttaatataattgtttacattaatatatcataattttacaggaaactataaaaaatactataggtATGATCTTTTTGCTATAAGTATGATAGTTACACCTCACACATACCTATGGTTTGACAATTGTAAGAATGGAATTTTATGATGCTATTTTaccaaatttacaataacatatagataataaataataatcattaaatgaaAGTAATTGACCTTTTTACTGAACAGTGAACATATAAAATTGTCCcaacaaaactataattataaaaaagaattgtataggtataaaaatctataatcttGAAATGATTAGtcgcaataaaattaaaaataataaaaatggtccaagttcatacaaattattttgtacaataataacagaTACACGGCTAAcaactatagataatattatggccaaggtaaaaataaaatatgtatatataatttaaatcaaatataagtattattgctatactaaaaagtaaaaattttagtCATAAGATTAGCCTTAATTGGATcagtataatgtaaaatatattaaatatttattttaatgatcatTGTTAGTagacaaattatttacaaaactttaatcatattttaataaaaacatagagACAAGCATAGATAGTATACAGACATTAAACATACCGGGTAAGCTGTGTAGTAGGTAttgaaatttaagtaatagGAATTGTCGGTATCAATACTTTTGCCACGGTactgtaaaatttgaaaaattttaatctatgCTTTTATCATGCTACAGTCGATTTTTGATAACCAAtaatcacataaaatataaaaatatgttttttatgtttttatcatcAACTTTTGTATACTTTCGTCCACAATGTAGATAAAATCTATATCATGATTTTGTCtagacaataaattaaattatacattattttatagaatttaatcgttatacatttataattgactacattcacaaaaaatatcatagaTAATATCTGTATTTTCCTCTATCACATCTATAATcacgatatatattttatcagttgtCAAAGCTTATcagatgataattattttacagaatagtatgttatttcaataaataatatttgactttaaacaataaaattattagacatCAAAATGATTATTTCTTACAGAACAGAAAGTCAGCATGGGTCACATGCCAATAGGTTGTTATAATCTCTGACAGATGTTCGTCAGAGGTTAAGCATTTAAGTAAACAAGTGGTATCCAATGATCTGTGAATTGTGTttatttgaactatttattttaatgtttaaaaattttttttaaataaaacagtcatacaactgttttttttttcagattttcaATCATATACACCACAAGTATAGTATATCACTTGTAGCACAGATAGATAATAGccaaattacaaattctaatTAACAAAGTATTAAAGAATTGTACTATTTCTTTCTcaggattttattttaaagctgtTTCCACTTATTGGATGGTACTAGCTTCGTGAAAActtaacattaaacataatattcttcaatatattctaataaaataattgtatcagaaatatggtattaaattatattgatgatattgtacattataatcaaaccaaataattaaaattcattatctTGTTATTCACATGCTACCTTAGTTGACaagtttaacaaaataaactttataataaaaactaataaaaaaaaactcaaatttaattattcaaaaatatatatttttttttataattatttcaataaaattaaatgttacttATTCTAATCATCAGTTTTGttgcaatacattatattcattaagaAAAACATGATGACTAGAATTTTCATTCAATACAATAGTCAGATCTGTGACAGCAATTTTGTGTCAAGGTTCTTAATTAGACAAAGGGTTAGATCAtcgttttatatcaaaaagagtatacattaaataataataaaaaacaacaactgtgaactatacacaaattaaaaaaaaaaaatttttaaagtcaATACAGAAtaggaaatataaaaatttattataatcttctcaataatttgaaactattatccataagtacttaataatttttttaatgaatttatcaaTGGCCCATTAAgatgatataaatttagtttatacttAAGATTTTATTGTAGACTACttgtttatgaatattttgaattataatgggttaataatatttgatattttgtgtTCTTAATGGAGATGACCCAATATTTGCGTTAGTTCTAAGGCGATGAGTATTTAAGTTGGCAACAGATGTTGATGATGTTGGTTGATTACGATTAATACGTTGGCTAACTATAGATATTGGAGAAGTGTGTTGTAAACGATTAACACGTGGACTAAATACAGATGTTGAAGAAGTAGACTGCAAACGATTAACATGTGAACTAAGCACATATGTCGAAGATGTTGGTTGAATGCGATTAGAACGTGGGCTAGCAACAGATGCTATGGATGATTGAGGAAAAGGTAATAATTGGACTGTGTTAGGATGAGGTGTATTAGGGCTAACTATTGGTTGTCTTGAATTCTCTCTAGATACAGGTGTTTGAGGAAAAGGTATTAAACGAACCATATTTGGATGTGACATTGTTGGAATAGTATCGTTTTGGCTAATAAATGTATCAACTTCAATCGACTGATCAATattgaaatcattaattaGTTCATCAATTGTAACATCAACATTAGTTTCTTTATTATCatctgaaattaaatatattataataaaataaataataaatatataatatttattttatacctatacgaGCATTCATTATTGATTCTCTGCGTTCCTTAGTAAAACCACCAAATAAATGACACAGGTTTGTGATAAAATTATCCACTGCTATAGAAGTTGAAGTATATTGAATTGGTGTACGGCAAACTggacatgttttttttatttttaaccatttttttatgcatgattcacaaaatgtatgattGCAATTTGCAGAAGTtgcctacaaaataattatattttactaatttaccaAGAGTAAGtcactatttttttctctttgaTACATACAACAAAGCAAATTTGTATTTAGCAGAACCAACCTATATTGTTCACTTTAGAGTTAGAGTGAATttgtctattataaaaattaaaattaagaatctTAATTGTGTTCTTAAGATggcttttttacaatattttaattttaaagcgagATATAAgcatctttaaataaaaaatttgtaaacattttacatacctataatttgtataaaaatttaagtatcacAAAAAAGCCATCTGGAAAACACAGATAAAATTCttgattttaagtttaatttaagctcactatactttaataatataaataatacaagattCTGCTAAATATGACTTTACTATGTTGTACTTGGGCTTaagagaaaaaacaaattgtatgcTGATAtcctcataaaattattttctttttgaattaaattatatggttaagcattaagtatttaatattcacaaaAATCTATATGACAGTTagctatttcataattttaaaattaaatttcaaatttcaccaatatattaaaaaattgagtttttaaattataatgaataatcaaaacataaaattactttaaatagcCATTCATTGCAAATTGGACATTGGAGATCACTATTCATCATCTTGATAACATCATTCTTTGGTAATAATTCTTGGTTtccattttgttgttttaaagtTGGCTGAAAAATTATcttggtaaattaaaatagttcaatattaatttatcatcattTACATCACTtggtttaataatgttttttccaTCTGATAATGAATCAGGATGACATCGAGCAAGTAATGAGACAAATCTCATAAAACTGTCCATCAAACTTATTAGCAGatcattatcaataatattacatattgatAGAAGTGTTTGTCGTCCATTTGCTATTAATTCAGCACACCATTTAGCATGAATATTTTCATACTCTTCaagtatgtttaaattattaaaaaacttttgtgACATActacctaaaaaaattaaatataagtttgataaattaatgttaactaTATtgtgtgattattttattaaacaacactcataattctaaaatctactaaggttttttaaaaagattatttttacataatttttagttggaataaaacatttaaaaaagaatatatattttttaagtttttacatttttgaatgacaacatatatttttaaattcatattctgAAAAGTATTTTGaggtataactatttaaagtttaggttAGCACAGTGGTGATATGAGGATCCCCACAAAATTATAGTCTACTATTCAACAACTATGCTCACctaaacattaaatgattataccttaaaagatttttatgtaACTATCAAAATAATCCATAAAATACTGTTTCAGAATATGAGAATAGGTAgtgaatgaaaatataaaaacaataaaatagtcaaaatGGACAcactaagaaattaaataagtacttttaaaattcctacattgaaatttaactagaatataatacattagggTAGTGTTAATCTATTCTGTGGTGTTACTCAGCATATTGTGTTGTCGCTatcttacaatatatacataattttgtattcatgTAAGATGGAAACAGTACATATGTGGGAGTAGTGTTTtcttaatagataattatatattatttagttacattttaattacctgTTAGTCAGAGttggataataatttataagttataataaaaaatgtgaaaactgGTGCCTGCTTTGATTTATATCTGTAATTgttgataattattgattaataattgaagaaatataaataataagtaatgtatttaaagGAGAGGTAAGTATTGGTAAATGGTAGTCTTAAATTTAGTAatgtggttttattttattattattattattacgaagtttaaaatataaaatattacatttatctgTGTCAGTGTGCCTTATGAAAgtaatgcaaaataataaattatgaataaattaaacgttCATTCAACTATGTAACATTTCAAGAACTAAGAAAGtaagaaaataagaaaaagaaACTAAGAACACTAAAGAAGATTAGATATTCagatgtacaataaattaataacggtcaaaaaatcaaaacattcataaccatataagtatacaaccAATAGGAATGTTTGATTTCGTTTCTTTATTCTTATCAGTTTTACTGTGAATCATAAACAGATAACAATTCACtagataaaattcaaatttcagaTAAGTCATGAGATCTCAGATATACCGTAAATCGTAATGTCCATAATCAAACCACATTTTCCGTCATTTCGTGTTTAAATTAcgattaagatataataaagtgagtgaataaagaaaatactgaaaatataatgagtaataataGTGACATAATAGATACTACTGGTTATATTATGATGGCAATCGTCaatcaaaatagtaaaataaaggcACACAATACACTAACTATACACCTATTAACcttgacaaaatatattttgtcgtgctattaactataatataactaataggaAAGTTAATAGGTCCGAGTGGTCCAACACAAAccgataaacataaaatacaattatattaaatttatatagttttaaagtaaaataagtcatgacaaaaaattgttttatagtgtaaaaaatataacataaataatcgaGTGATACAAACAAGTCATTTTtggacatttaaaatgtaaatatgattACTTTCTCCTAGAAAAAGTTTgtctttattaaacaaataatttttaaatgttgaattaGATGGAGTCAATCACATGAaagatttagttatttattttgactcctttcttttattcaataactattaaatctaaattcaaaatagaGCATCTTCAATGTTaggcattataaataaagctataataattttggtaatCTACTAGCATTTAAATCACTCTACTAGTCTACTATGCCTTTGTTAGATCAACTTTAGAtttcaattcaataatttattcttcttaCACTTCTGGTTCAATACATTTTCCTGGGACTATACAAAACTGCTTTATAAGACTtgtaaatgataaatgtaatattattcagcATTGGCCAaactttgtatacatttttacaattatgtttgAAACTTTTCACTACAAGGTAGAAGGATAAAacctttaatatcaaaattattgaatggtaatatttattattcagatttgttatcaaatttaacatttatagtgTTTGGTCTTATGAGTTAAGGCTAGACAGATCGATACTTTTTATGTGTCATtccaatgtattttataattaatatggtaaaactttattttaatttatattttaataatttaatcagttaaaacatatttgtacatcttacaacattttattctgtatatttttattatgttcctATATACCATTAAGATTGGGCTTGCCTGTTTAATcagaataaatacataaatggtTAAAGACATAATACTGCagaagaaaatttaataacaattagtgACAAAAGTAGATTTACTTACTGGAATAAAAAGAACGGACAAAGTTTTTATTCATGTATCTGTCatgagtttaattttaaaaataatcttcaaAACTATACACTGATATTAGTTAATGAATACTAGAATTTAGacaatggtatttatttttcatttataattacttagtacttaattaataataattaatttataaataaatttcaatattcaacTGAGAAAAATACCTACATCTtgcattttattcataaaaagtttCTCTTATTTGTTGGATAGTAATGACTTCAGGTGGCATTTTAATGCTATTGGATTATGCAAGGTATTTTCTTTCTGGTTTACctagaaaaaacaaattatttaaaaaggaatattattttaattatttatactaaaaatatttttcttactttaattacaaaaaagtttAACTTTGACTCAAGACGAAATTTGAGTTTCATCATACCATTTGGAATTGATGTATCATAAAGACAATTACTATTATCCAAAACTTCTAGATAAATGATATCACTGAAA
This sequence is a window from Rhopalosiphum maidis isolate BTI-1 chromosome 1, ASM367621v3, whole genome shotgun sequence. Protein-coding genes within it:
- the LOC113555966 gene encoding lipoyltransferase 1, mitochondrial, with translation MALIFRRFYTSVVEKTVMISKSTDVFENLALEHWFYRHSDFTNKSMLLLWVNSNCVVIGRHQNPWLEVNFDSAIDVRIARRNSGGGTVFHDNENLNMTFFTSRDIYNRRTNLELIVQTLKNEWNVVTEINKREDIVIDNKYKISGTASKLGRPNSYHHCTLLVNCNRELMSNLLRKREKNIETNATVSVSSDVLNLTQINNKVCINRLMTAVGLQYLKTVGNKTTTDQGFNYVTPNEQTFPGFNEIKNEMESWEWRYGRTPKFNITVKCNEQSVILSVKNGIIENVATTCNVCLSNLLNEKFNMNIVEEIKKRLKTLNV
- the LOC113555964 gene encoding uncharacterized RING finger protein C2A9.04c-like; translation: MSQKFFNNLNILEEYENIHAKWCAELIANGRQTLLSICNIIDNDLLISLMDSFMRFVSLLARCHPDSLSDGKNIIKPSDPTLKQQNGNQELLPKNDVIKMMNSDLQCPICNEWLFKATSANCNHTFCESCIKKWLKIKKTCPVCRTPIQYTSTSIAVDNFITNLCHLFGGFTKERRESIMNARIDDNKETNVDVTIDELINDFNIDQSIEVDTFISQNDTIPTMSHPNMVRLIPFPQTPVSRENSRQPIVSPNTPHPNTVQLLPFPQSSIASVASPRSNRIQPTSSTYVLSSHVNRLQSTSSTSVFSPRVNRLQHTSPISIVSQRINRNQPTSSTSVANLNTHRLRTNANIGSSPLRTQNIKYY